From Nitrosopumilus zosterae, the proteins below share one genomic window:
- the hisA gene encoding 1-(5-phosphoribosyl)-5-[(5-phosphoribosylamino)methylideneamino]imidazole-4-carboxamide isomerase codes for MKIIPAIDLMDGQVVRLYKGDPNQKTVYSDDPVDIAKTWEANGADMLHVVDLDATLGLGSNIPIIKKILEQVTIPVEVAGGLRDESLILDVLKICDRVVIGTLAFKDKALLKKLLLSLGSERIVISVDHKDGEIVIHGWQDKTGIKLVDSIKEFLEMGFTEFLLTNVSRDGTLEGPDLEFLEQACNLENANVIASGGISNVNDVKDVKEKNPYGVILGKALYENKISIEEAKRIA; via the coding sequence ATGAAAATTATTCCTGCAATTGACTTGATGGATGGACAAGTAGTTCGGCTCTACAAGGGTGATCCAAATCAAAAAACTGTGTATAGTGATGATCCTGTGGATATTGCAAAAACATGGGAAGCAAACGGTGCAGATATGCTGCATGTTGTGGATTTGGATGCAACTTTAGGATTGGGTTCAAACATTCCAATAATAAAGAAAATTTTAGAGCAAGTTACAATCCCAGTAGAAGTAGCTGGTGGTCTGAGAGATGAATCACTAATTTTAGATGTTCTAAAAATATGTGATAGAGTAGTAATTGGAACTTTGGCATTTAAAGACAAGGCATTGTTAAAGAAATTACTCTTATCTTTGGGTTCTGAAAGAATTGTAATATCGGTTGATCACAAAGACGGTGAAATTGTTATTCATGGATGGCAGGATAAAACCGGAATAAAACTAGTTGATTCAATTAAAGAATTCCTTGAAATGGGATTTACTGAATTTTTGCTAACAAATGTGAGTCGTGATGGGACTCTGGAAGGCCCTGACTTGGAATTTTTAGAGCAAGCATGTAATCTTGAGAATGCTAATGTAATTGCCAGCGGTGGAATCTCAAATGTCAATGATGTTAAAGATGTTAAGGAAAAAAATCCATACGGAGTAATATTGGGAAAGGCTCTTTATGAAAACAAAATTTCAATAGAGGAAGCAAAGAGAATAGCATGA
- the hisF gene encoding imidazole glycerol phosphate synthase subunit HisF codes for MTLTKRIIPCLDVKNGRVVKGLHFESIKDAGDPVELARKYSDEGADELVFLDITASDEQRETIKDLVRRVASVIDIPFTVGGGVKSLDDARNILLNGADKVGINTGAIKNPQIITELMELFGRQCVVVAIDAKRNYDLKDGVTVFSENGQSFWYEVFIYGGKKETGIDVIQWAKKVDELGAGEILLTSIDRDGTKDGYDILLTTSIVDSVSIPVIASGGCGKPSDMVDVFEKSNVDAALAASIFHYETHGVKGVKTYLKEKEIPVRL; via the coding sequence ATGACTTTAACAAAACGAATAATCCCATGTCTTGATGTAAAAAATGGCAGAGTAGTAAAGGGTCTTCATTTTGAATCAATAAAGGATGCAGGAGATCCTGTGGAATTAGCTAGAAAATACAGTGATGAGGGTGCTGATGAATTGGTATTTTTAGACATTACCGCATCTGATGAACAAAGAGAGACAATCAAAGATTTAGTTCGAAGAGTTGCATCCGTAATTGATATTCCATTTACTGTTGGTGGTGGTGTCAAATCATTAGATGATGCAAGAAACATTTTACTTAATGGTGCTGACAAAGTAGGTATCAATACTGGCGCAATAAAAAATCCGCAAATAATTACTGAATTGATGGAATTGTTTGGCAGGCAATGTGTTGTAGTTGCAATTGATGCAAAAAGAAATTATGATTTAAAAGATGGTGTAACTGTTTTTTCTGAAAACGGGCAATCTTTTTGGTATGAGGTTTTCATTTATGGCGGAAAAAAAGAAACTGGAATTGATGTCATACAATGGGCCAAAAAAGTAGACGAACTAGGTGCTGGAGAGATTCTACTTACCAGCATTGATAGAGATGGAACAAAAGACGGCTATGATATTTTATTGACAACATCAATTGTTGATTCTGTTTCTATTCCCGTGATTGCATCAGGTGGTTGCGGAAAACCATCTGACATGGTTGATGTATTTGAAAAATCAAATGTTGATGCTGCATTGGCTGCATCCATTTTTCACTATGAAACTCATGGAGTAAAAGGCGTCAAAACATACCTAAAAGAAAAAGAAATTCCTGTAAGGTTATAA
- the hisI gene encoding phosphoribosyl-AMP cyclohydrolase, with protein sequence MQKSIDDIDFEKSGGLVPVIVQDILTKDVLTLAYANKESLELAKKTGNSWFWSRSRNKLWMKGEESGNTQKIKEILVDCDSDAIIYLVEPLGPACHLGEKVCFHNSLEK encoded by the coding sequence ATGCAAAAATCTATCGATGACATTGATTTTGAAAAAAGTGGAGGCCTAGTTCCAGTAATTGTTCAGGATATACTCACAAAAGATGTTTTGACTCTAGCATATGCAAACAAAGAATCGCTTGAACTTGCAAAAAAAACAGGAAACTCTTGGTTTTGGAGCCGCTCAAGAAACAAACTTTGGATGAAAGGAGAGGAATCAGGCAATACTCAAAAAATTAAAGAAATCCTAGTTGATTGCGATTCTGATGCAATTATTTATCTTGTAGAGCCGTTAGGTCCAGCTTGTCATTTGGGTGAAAAAGTATGCTTTCACAATTCATTAGAAAAATAA